The following are encoded together in the Gordonia insulae genome:
- a CDS encoding ABC transporter permease: MSSPTPQQLPGGPAGAGAAQAIRLVAEREIVTRAKTKSFLISTGLLMVVIVVGAIVLAALTGGDDTKKIGLVGSDQTLSQTIEEVGTATGTSIDVVDVDSAADARTQVADGDLEAALVPGASNAFVVLSKSGVDATLDGVMRTSVEQVGLSRALAERGVDASSVPRASITVEQTTPDKPDEGQRIVIALVGTILLITAIMMGGSMVAVGVVEEKTSRVVELLLATIKPLHLLWGKIIGIGAIALAQVLLLGATALIAGQVTGLLTVPGAAIGMFAAVIAWFILGFLFFATLYAATGALVSRQEELSASSAPLTILAMAVMYSGVFGIQALDSTFIQILSWIPPFSAALMPIRIATGDATIMQVIVTFALMVLACAAATWFAARIYQRSILRTGTRVKWTEVLSTVR; the protein is encoded by the coding sequence ATGAGCTCCCCCACACCCCAACAACTCCCCGGCGGCCCGGCCGGCGCAGGTGCCGCGCAAGCGATCCGGCTGGTCGCCGAACGCGAGATCGTCACCCGCGCGAAGACGAAGTCGTTCCTGATCAGTACGGGCCTGTTGATGGTCGTGATCGTGGTGGGCGCGATTGTCCTCGCCGCACTCACCGGCGGCGACGACACCAAGAAGATCGGCCTCGTCGGATCGGATCAGACGCTGTCACAGACGATCGAAGAGGTCGGCACCGCAACCGGGACGTCGATCGACGTGGTCGACGTGGACTCCGCCGCGGACGCCCGCACACAGGTCGCCGACGGCGACCTCGAGGCGGCGTTGGTACCCGGTGCATCGAATGCGTTCGTGGTGTTGTCCAAGAGCGGAGTGGACGCCACCCTCGACGGCGTCATGCGCACGTCGGTCGAACAGGTCGGTCTGTCGCGGGCGCTCGCCGAGCGTGGCGTGGACGCGTCATCGGTGCCCCGCGCTTCGATCACCGTCGAGCAGACCACACCCGACAAGCCCGACGAGGGACAGCGCATCGTCATCGCCCTGGTCGGCACGATCCTGTTGATCACCGCCATCATGATGGGCGGATCCATGGTCGCGGTCGGCGTCGTCGAGGAGAAGACGTCGCGGGTGGTAGAGCTCCTCCTGGCCACCATCAAACCCCTGCATCTGTTGTGGGGCAAGATCATCGGCATCGGGGCGATAGCGCTGGCGCAGGTCCTGCTACTCGGTGCCACCGCGCTGATCGCCGGTCAGGTGACGGGCCTGCTGACCGTGCCGGGCGCGGCGATCGGCATGTTCGCCGCGGTCATCGCCTGGTTCATCCTGGGCTTCCTGTTCTTCGCCACCCTCTACGCCGCGACCGGCGCGCTGGTCTCCCGGCAGGAGGAGCTCAGCGCGAGCTCGGCCCCGCTGACGATCCTGGCGATGGCGGTCATGTACTCCGGCGTGTTCGGCATCCAGGCGCTCGACTCCACGTTCATCCAGATACTCAGCTGGATTCCGCCGTTCAGCGCCGCGCTGATGCCGATCCGGATCGCCACCGGTGACGCGACGATCATGCAGGTCATCGTCACGTTCGCGTTGATGGTGCTCGCCTGCGCTGCGGCCACCTGGTTCGCGGCACGCATCTACCAGCGGTCGATCCTGCGCACCGGTACGCGGGTCAAGTGGACCGAGGTGCTGTCGACGGTGCGATGA
- a CDS encoding cryptochrome/photolyase family protein encodes MTRPSLLWLRRDLRLDDLPPLAAAIDAGSRVLVCFVVDPRLEKSSGERRLSFLFDSLRDLDDQLSGRLLVVRGRPDEEIPRLAAAVDATSVHISADYSPFGRRRDDAVAEALGEIPLEAVGSPYLVAPGRITKSDGEPYKVFTPYFRRWTEHGWRAPADTSIATRQLLDPADIRRSGRIRVPAAPTALSFPAGEKAARERWNEFVDDDLDGYDEGRDRPDRDVTSRMSAYLKYGNIHPRTMAADLGRSNGAKAYLRELAFRDFYADVLYHWPHSAWRNWNSQFDDIALDTDESAYRRFDAWKEGRTGFPIVDAGMRQLRETGWMHNRVRMITASFLVKDLHLPWWWGARWFLDQLVDGDMASNQHGWQWAAGTGTDAAPYFRVFNPTTQGDKFDPDGEYVRRWIPEIDDDYPEPIVDHKAEREEALRRFREI; translated from the coding sequence ATGACCCGGCCGAGCCTGCTCTGGCTGCGCCGCGACCTTCGGCTCGACGACCTGCCGCCGCTCGCGGCGGCGATCGATGCGGGTTCGCGCGTGCTCGTCTGCTTTGTCGTCGATCCGAGGCTGGAGAAATCCTCGGGTGAGCGGCGGCTGAGCTTTCTCTTCGATTCGCTCCGCGACCTGGACGACCAACTGTCCGGCCGCCTGCTGGTGGTGCGTGGACGTCCCGACGAAGAGATCCCGCGACTGGCAGCAGCCGTCGACGCGACGTCGGTGCACATCAGCGCCGACTACTCGCCCTTCGGCCGCCGGCGTGACGATGCGGTCGCCGAGGCGCTCGGCGAGATCCCGCTCGAGGCCGTCGGGTCGCCGTATCTCGTTGCGCCGGGCCGCATCACCAAGTCGGATGGCGAGCCGTACAAGGTCTTCACACCCTACTTCCGGCGTTGGACCGAGCACGGGTGGCGTGCCCCGGCGGACACCTCGATCGCGACGCGACAACTCCTCGACCCCGCCGACATACGTCGGTCCGGACGCATCCGGGTGCCCGCGGCCCCCACCGCGCTGAGCTTTCCGGCAGGGGAGAAGGCCGCCCGGGAGCGGTGGAACGAGTTCGTCGACGACGATCTCGACGGCTACGACGAGGGCCGTGACCGTCCCGACCGCGACGTCACCAGCCGCATGTCGGCGTATCTGAAGTACGGCAACATCCATCCGCGCACCATGGCTGCCGACCTGGGCCGGTCGAACGGCGCGAAGGCATATCTCCGCGAGCTGGCGTTCCGCGACTTCTACGCCGATGTCCTGTACCACTGGCCGCACAGCGCCTGGCGGAACTGGAACAGTCAGTTCGACGACATCGCCCTGGACACCGATGAGAGCGCGTATCGACGCTTCGACGCGTGGAAAGAGGGTCGGACCGGCTTTCCGATCGTCGACGCCGGGATGCGACAACTGCGCGAGACCGGCTGGATGCACAACCGCGTGCGCATGATCACGGCGTCGTTTCTGGTGAAGGATCTGCACCTGCCGTGGTGGTGGGGTGCCCGCTGGTTCCTCGACCAACTCGTCGACGGTGACATGGCTTCCAACCAGCACGGCTGGCAGTGGGCGGCAGGCACCGGAACCGATGCGGCACCGTACTTTCGGGTGTTCAATCCCACCACCCAGGGCGACAAGTTCGACCCGGACGGCGAGTACGTCCGCCGATGGATACCGGAGATCGACGACGACTATCCCGAACCCATCGTCGATCACAAGGCCGAGCGCGAAGAGGCGCTGCGACGGTTTCGAGAGATCTGA
- a CDS encoding ABC transporter ATP-binding protein — protein MNPPLIIDGLHKRYGDLVALQDMTFHVDPGELFGFVGSNGAGKSTTMRIILGVLAADAGRVTLGDRPIDLQTRRQIGYMPEERGLYPKMKVGEQLVFLARLHGMSASAAHDSMQRWTTRLGVEQRVDDDVADLSLGNQQRVQLAAALIHDPRVLVLDEPFSGLDPVAVDVMSDVLKEKAAEGIPVIFSSHQLDLVQRLCDRVGIVVRGQMRALGRVEELRARDGVTLDVAGPSTATRWADGLPGVVRADYDSNTDVTSLRIDPDTTDDQAILAAALRAGPVHRFAASTPSLTELFREVVSA, from the coding sequence ATGAACCCCCCGCTGATCATCGACGGACTACACAAACGCTATGGCGACCTGGTCGCCTTGCAGGACATGACCTTTCACGTCGATCCCGGGGAGCTCTTCGGCTTCGTGGGCAGCAACGGTGCAGGAAAGTCGACCACCATGCGGATAATCCTCGGCGTCCTCGCCGCGGATGCCGGCCGCGTGACCCTCGGGGATCGCCCGATCGATCTGCAGACCCGACGGCAGATCGGCTACATGCCCGAGGAACGCGGCCTCTATCCGAAGATGAAGGTCGGCGAGCAGCTCGTTTTCCTCGCCCGTCTGCACGGCATGTCGGCCTCCGCCGCGCACGACAGCATGCAGCGGTGGACCACCCGGCTCGGCGTCGAGCAACGCGTGGACGACGACGTCGCCGACCTCAGCCTGGGCAACCAGCAGCGGGTGCAACTGGCGGCGGCGCTGATCCATGACCCACGTGTCCTCGTCCTGGACGAGCCGTTCTCCGGTCTCGACCCGGTCGCCGTCGACGTGATGAGCGACGTCCTCAAGGAGAAGGCCGCCGAGGGCATCCCGGTGATCTTCTCCTCGCACCAGCTCGATCTGGTCCAGCGTCTGTGCGACCGCGTCGGCATCGTCGTGCGCGGCCAGATGCGCGCGCTCGGCCGGGTCGAGGAACTGCGGGCCCGCGACGGCGTCACCCTCGACGTCGCCGGCCCGTCCACCGCCACGCGCTGGGCCGACGGTCTACCCGGCGTCGTCCGCGCCGACTATGACTCGAACACCGACGTGACGTCGCTGCGCATCGACCCGGACACCACCGACGATCAGGCGATCCTGGCCGCAGCACTGCGCGCCGGCCCGGTCCACCGGTTCGCGGCGTCGACACCGTCACTGACCGAACTCTTCCGAGAGGTGGTTTCCGCATGA
- a CDS encoding NAD(P)-binding domain-containing protein: MGDLESDRVAPSCDVLVIGGGQAGLSAAYFLQRFSLQDRYQLLDHAPGPGGAWQFRWPTLTLAAANRVHDLPGYGLVEALGRDCETFPAASAVPEYFAKYEEKFGLRVFRPVDVRSVEHAGDGFVATLGDGTTIATRTIINSTGTWERPFIPHVPGIGDFRGRQLHTHDYIGPEAFAGKRVLVVGAGISAVQLLIEIARSAPGAQTFWCSRTEPVFDDTPFDPEKGRRAVARVEERVRAGLPPTSVVSVTGLALTPAIKAARDDGILAWRPMFTRITETGVCWDCGGSGRDGTDSLDVDVIFWNTGFRSALDHLAPLRLRGPGGGITMTGRLATTVAADPRVQLLGYGPSASTIGANRAGRAAARNVADLLGA; encoded by the coding sequence GTGGGTGACCTCGAGTCCGACCGTGTTGCGCCGAGCTGCGACGTCCTGGTGATCGGGGGCGGACAGGCGGGACTGTCCGCCGCGTATTTCCTCCAGCGGTTCTCTCTGCAGGATCGCTATCAACTGCTCGACCACGCACCCGGCCCGGGCGGCGCCTGGCAGTTCCGCTGGCCGACGCTCACCCTCGCCGCGGCCAACCGCGTCCACGACCTGCCCGGATACGGCCTGGTGGAAGCGCTCGGCCGCGACTGCGAGACATTTCCGGCGGCGTCGGCGGTGCCCGAGTACTTCGCGAAGTACGAGGAGAAGTTCGGTCTGCGCGTATTCCGTCCCGTCGACGTCCGAAGCGTCGAGCATGCCGGCGACGGTTTCGTCGCGACACTCGGTGACGGCACGACCATCGCCACCAGGACGATCATCAACTCCACCGGGACGTGGGAACGACCGTTCATCCCGCACGTCCCGGGGATCGGGGATTTCCGTGGGAGACAACTGCACACCCACGACTACATCGGGCCCGAGGCGTTCGCCGGGAAACGCGTCCTCGTCGTGGGAGCGGGGATCTCGGCCGTTCAGTTGTTGATCGAGATCGCGCGTTCCGCGCCCGGCGCCCAGACGTTCTGGTGTTCGCGGACCGAACCGGTCTTCGACGACACACCGTTCGATCCGGAGAAGGGTCGTCGCGCCGTGGCACGTGTGGAGGAGCGGGTCCGCGCGGGTCTGCCGCCGACGTCGGTCGTCTCGGTGACCGGTCTCGCGCTCACCCCGGCGATCAAGGCCGCCCGCGACGACGGCATCCTCGCCTGGCGCCCGATGTTCACCAGGATCACCGAGACCGGCGTCTGCTGGGACTGCGGCGGGTCCGGCCGCGACGGAACCGACAGCCTGGACGTCGACGTGATCTTCTGGAACACCGGGTTCCGCAGCGCACTCGATCATCTGGCACCGCTGCGCCTGCGGGGGCCGGGCGGCGGCATCACCATGACGGGCCGACTGGCCACCACGGTCGCTGCCGACCCGAGAGTGCAGCTTCTCGGCTATGGCCCGTCGGCGTCGACGATCGGCGCCAACCGCGCGGGCCGCGCGGCGGCGCGAAATGTCGCCGACCTGCTCGGCGCGTAG
- a CDS encoding FKBP-type peptidyl-prolyl cis-trans isomerase, whose product MTSAEKPEVEFPEGPAPAELQIKDLIVGDGAEAQRGGVVDVHYVGVEYESGEEFDSSWDRGQSANFPLDRLIPGWQEGIPGMQVGGRRQLTVPPQLAYGPAGAGHRLSGKTLVFVIDLLGVG is encoded by the coding sequence TTGACCAGCGCTGAGAAGCCCGAAGTCGAATTCCCCGAAGGCCCGGCCCCCGCCGAGCTCCAGATCAAAGACCTCATCGTCGGAGACGGTGCCGAGGCGCAGCGCGGCGGCGTCGTCGACGTGCACTATGTCGGCGTCGAGTACGAGTCCGGCGAGGAATTCGATTCCTCGTGGGACCGTGGCCAGTCCGCCAACTTCCCGCTGGACCGGTTGATTCCCGGTTGGCAGGAGGGTATCCCGGGCATGCAGGTCGGCGGTCGCCGCCAGCTGACCGTCCCCCCGCAGCTCGCCTACGGCCCGGCCGGGGCAGGCCATCGCCTCTCGGGCAAGACGCTCGTCTTCGTCATCGACCTGCTGGGCGTGGGATAG
- a CDS encoding purine-cytosine permease family protein yields the protein MSKESMRDEVEHVNRDIGEIESAEAGIIATGPQAAAARESLEDYTLRFAPRSYRKWGPGVVAISALGGIAYLADFAIGANIGIANGTGNALWGILFFAVVIMLTGYPLSYYAARFNIDLDLITRGSGFGYYGSVLTNVIFASFTFIFFALEGSIMAQGLKLGLNIPLWLGYLLSSVLIIPLVIYGMNTLAKLQVWTTPLWLIMMVAPFLYLVIKHPDAIGDFLSFSGGTDGQAGHGVSFAGTMLAAGVCLSLIAQIAEQIDYLRFMPPKTPENSRKWWTAVLTAGPGWVIFGAIKQIVGLFLAVYLIMNFAEQAGVANEPVHQFLAIYEEFMPHWLALTLAVILVVISQVKINVTNAYSGSLAWTNSFTRVTKTYPGRLVFLVFNVAIAIVLMEANMFSFLNELLNFYANLAIAWIVTVASDIAINKYLLKISPKEPEFRRGMLYNFNPVGFVSVIVAGAASIMVYFHVFGDAIQPYSPLVALILALVLPPIIALATKGKYYLRRTDDGIDLPMYDEHGNPTDVKLMCCVTGIEFERPDMIASAVPGPNGEKQYISSLALSCDKSGEHVLPAQE from the coding sequence ATGTCGAAAGAGTCGATGCGCGACGAAGTCGAGCACGTGAACAGGGATATAGGTGAGATAGAGAGCGCCGAAGCCGGCATCATCGCCACCGGACCGCAGGCGGCGGCCGCCCGCGAGTCGTTGGAGGACTACACCCTCCGGTTCGCGCCCAGGAGCTACCGCAAGTGGGGCCCGGGGGTCGTGGCGATCTCGGCACTCGGTGGTATCGCCTACCTCGCCGACTTCGCGATCGGTGCCAACATCGGCATCGCCAACGGCACCGGTAACGCGTTGTGGGGCATCCTCTTCTTCGCGGTCGTCATCATGCTGACCGGCTACCCGCTCTCGTACTACGCCGCCAGGTTCAACATCGACCTCGACCTCATCACCCGCGGAAGCGGATTCGGCTACTACGGCTCGGTGCTGACCAACGTCATCTTCGCGTCGTTCACCTTCATCTTCTTCGCACTCGAGGGCTCGATCATGGCCCAGGGCCTCAAGCTGGGCCTGAACATCCCCCTGTGGCTGGGCTATCTGCTGTCGTCGGTGCTGATCATCCCGCTGGTGATCTACGGGATGAACACGCTCGCCAAGCTGCAGGTGTGGACCACGCCCCTCTGGCTGATCATGATGGTCGCACCGTTCCTGTACCTCGTCATCAAGCATCCCGATGCCATCGGTGACTTCCTGTCGTTCAGTGGTGGCACCGACGGCCAAGCGGGACACGGTGTCTCGTTCGCCGGCACGATGCTCGCGGCAGGTGTCTGTCTGTCCTTGATCGCGCAGATCGCCGAGCAGATCGACTACCTCCGGTTCATGCCGCCGAAGACACCGGAGAACAGCCGCAAGTGGTGGACCGCGGTCCTCACCGCGGGCCCGGGCTGGGTGATCTTCGGTGCCATCAAGCAGATCGTGGGTCTCTTCCTCGCCGTGTACCTGATCATGAACTTCGCCGAACAGGCCGGCGTCGCGAACGAGCCGGTCCACCAGTTCCTGGCGATCTACGAGGAGTTCATGCCGCACTGGCTGGCGCTCACCCTCGCCGTGATCCTCGTCGTCATCAGCCAGGTGAAGATCAACGTCACCAACGCCTACTCGGGATCGTTGGCCTGGACCAACAGCTTCACCCGCGTCACCAAGACCTACCCCGGTCGTCTGGTGTTCCTGGTCTTCAACGTCGCCATCGCCATCGTGCTGATGGAGGCCAACATGTTCAGCTTCCTCAACGAGCTGCTGAACTTCTACGCCAACCTCGCGATCGCGTGGATCGTGACCGTTGCGTCGGACATCGCCATCAACAAGTACCTGCTGAAGATCTCGCCCAAGGAACCCGAGTTCCGACGCGGCATGCTCTACAACTTCAACCCGGTCGGATTCGTGTCGGTGATCGTCGCCGGAGCAGCGTCGATCATGGTGTACTTCCACGTCTTCGGTGATGCCATCCAGCCGTACTCGCCGCTCGTCGCGCTGATCCTCGCGTTGGTGCTGCCGCCGATCATCGCACTGGCCACCAAGGGCAAGTACTACCTTCGACGCACCGACGACGGCATCGACCTCCCGATGTACGACGAGCACGGTAACCCGACCGACGTCAAGTTGATGTGCTGCGTCACGGGCATCGAGTTCGAGCGTCCGGACATGATCGCCTCCGCGGTGCCGGGCCCGAACGGGGAGAAGCAGTACATCAGCTCGCTGGCCCTGTCCTGCGACAAGTCCGGTGAGCACGTGCTACCCGCGCAGGAGTAG
- a CDS encoding helix-turn-helix transcriptional regulator: MSPVRRGEKLPIFNRIGVLRAERKMTRAHLAELVGINVQSVGALERGDNYPSLDLAFRICAVFDLPVEAVFSRTEFRAMSAELYARTSGERQSDLGGAR; the protein is encoded by the coding sequence GTGAGTCCTGTCCGGAGGGGCGAGAAGCTCCCGATCTTCAATCGCATCGGTGTGCTGCGCGCCGAGCGGAAGATGACCCGGGCACACCTCGCCGAGCTGGTCGGGATCAACGTGCAGTCGGTCGGCGCGTTGGAGCGCGGCGACAACTATCCGAGCCTCGACCTCGCCTTCCGAATCTGCGCGGTGTTCGACCTCCCGGTCGAGGCCGTGTTCAGTCGCACCGAGTTCCGCGCGATGTCCGCCGAGCTCTACGCCCGGACCAGCGGTGAGCGGCAATCCGACCTCGGAGGTGCACGATGA
- a CDS encoding enoyl-CoA hydratase/isomerase family protein, with amino-acid sequence MIVPAPFIAAPFVADVCDDALWDRLAWSPDKHSGHVRIGFTTGAAPATGWPAVGDRCDVVYGPAEIENTHPAIVGADDPESAAHELADHVARNPQSATILAGVLRTGTEVSVRQALDVESWAYSTLLGGTEFAAWLARRGPRPLPPTSAAAPVLVDRDGTRLTITLNRPERRNAFGAALRDAMVAALDVAVLDDSLTEVHLRGAGPAFCAGGDLDEFGTTPDPVIAHFVRTAGGAGVRLAEIADRTTAFLHGACVGAGIELPGLAGRIVVDPRVAIRLPEVGMGLIPGAGGTVGIPRRIGRWRTFHLATSGTSIGAQTALAWGLADEVADVAPA; translated from the coding sequence GTGATCGTCCCAGCACCGTTCATCGCCGCACCGTTCGTCGCCGACGTCTGCGACGACGCGCTGTGGGACCGGCTCGCCTGGTCGCCGGACAAGCATTCCGGCCACGTCCGGATCGGATTCACGACCGGTGCGGCACCGGCGACGGGCTGGCCTGCTGTCGGCGATCGATGCGACGTCGTCTACGGTCCGGCCGAGATCGAGAACACACACCCGGCCATCGTCGGCGCCGACGACCCCGAATCCGCCGCCCACGAACTGGCCGATCACGTCGCGCGCAACCCACAGTCCGCGACGATCCTCGCCGGCGTACTCCGCACCGGGACAGAGGTATCCGTCCGGCAGGCCCTCGACGTCGAGTCGTGGGCCTACTCGACGTTGCTCGGCGGCACCGAGTTCGCCGCGTGGCTGGCCCGGCGCGGACCGCGCCCGCTCCCGCCGACGTCCGCCGCCGCGCCGGTGCTCGTCGACCGCGACGGCACACGACTGACGATCACCCTCAATCGGCCCGAACGGCGCAACGCGTTCGGCGCTGCGCTCCGCGACGCAATGGTGGCGGCCCTCGACGTCGCGGTCCTCGACGATTCGCTCACCGAGGTCCACCTGCGCGGTGCCGGTCCGGCCTTCTGCGCGGGCGGAGACCTCGACGAGTTCGGCACCACTCCCGACCCGGTGATCGCGCACTTCGTCCGAACGGCCGGCGGGGCCGGGGTGCGACTCGCGGAGATCGCCGACCGGACAACGGCTTTCCTGCACGGCGCGTGCGTGGGCGCGGGTATCGAACTGCCCGGCCTCGCGGGTCGCATCGTCGTCGATCCCCGGGTGGCGATCCGATTGCCCGAGGTCGGCATGGGGCTCATCCCCGGAGCCGGTGGCACCGTGGGCATTCCCCGCCGCATCGGCCGCTGGCGGACCTTTCATCTGGCGACGAGCGGGACGTCGATCGGTGCACAGACGGCGCTGGCCTGGGGGTTGGCCGACGAGGTCGCCGACGTCGCACCGGCGTGA
- a CDS encoding enoyl-CoA hydratase, translating into MIHSSAEGAVVTVELDRVDKRNALDEEMVAGLSDAFMSAVDGGARAVVVTGRGPVFCAGADLSGPVYDPSFLDKLVATLQQIEAVPIPVIAALNGSALGAGLQLAMAADLRVMAPDALIGIPAAKIGVAVDEWTIRRLVSLVGSGPARSMLIGCDPLSADRAHTLGFANRIGDLADAQHWAANIADLAPLTLQHYKMVLNNDGARDEPAPERLDAMMRAWESDDLAEGRAARAEKRRPEFIGR; encoded by the coding sequence ATGATTCACTCGTCTGCAGAAGGTGCAGTGGTCACCGTCGAGCTCGACCGTGTCGACAAACGGAACGCGCTCGACGAGGAGATGGTCGCGGGACTGTCGGATGCGTTCATGTCCGCGGTGGACGGCGGTGCACGTGCCGTCGTGGTCACCGGCCGGGGTCCGGTGTTCTGTGCCGGCGCCGACCTGTCCGGTCCCGTCTACGATCCGTCGTTCCTCGACAAACTCGTGGCGACGCTGCAGCAGATCGAGGCGGTGCCGATCCCGGTCATCGCGGCGCTCAACGGTTCTGCGCTCGGTGCGGGCCTGCAACTGGCGATGGCCGCGGACCTGCGGGTGATGGCACCGGACGCCCTGATCGGCATACCCGCCGCGAAAATCGGTGTGGCCGTGGATGAGTGGACGATCCGGCGACTCGTGTCGCTGGTCGGTTCGGGCCCCGCCCGCAGCATGCTGATCGGCTGCGACCCCCTCTCCGCCGATCGGGCACACACGCTCGGCTTCGCCAATCGCATCGGCGACCTGGCCGACGCCCAGCACTGGGCCGCGAACATCGCCGATCTGGCGCCGCTCACGCTGCAGCACTACAAGATGGTGCTGAACAACGACGGCGCCCGCGACGAACCGGCACCGGAACGGCTCGACGCGATGATGCGCGCGTGGGAGAGCGACGACCTGGCGGAGGGCCGGGCCGCGCGTGCGGAGAAGCGGCGCCCCGAGTTCATCGGGCGCTAG